A region of the Paracoccaceae bacterium genome:
CGGTCATTGCGTCCAGACATCACCCTACTCCTCTCCCGCATAGCCAAGTTCATCGCGCCGCCCGGCCAGAATCCCGGCAAGCGCCCGGCGCCCGCGTGCCGTCAGGCTTTCCACCGCCTCGACCCCGGTGCCCAGAACCGCCGCGATCTCGGGGTTCGACAAGCCCTCGATATGGCGCAGGACAACCGCCTGCCTCTGTCGTTCGGGCAGGGCATCAAGCGCCATCTGCAGCGCCGCCATGCGGTCCCGGTCCATCATGTCGGCCAGCACGCCCGGCGCCCTGTCGGCGATCTCGGGCGCATCGTCCAGCGTCACCGCGTTCCGCCGGCCGCGCCGCCGCAGCCTGTCCGTGCACAGGTTGGCGGCCACGCGGTACAGCCAGGTCGACACCTGCGCCTCGCCCTCGCGCCAGTCCGGCGCGATGCGCCACAGCCGCAGCAGCGCCTCTTGCGCCACATCCTCGGCCTCGGCCCGGTCGCCGCCCAGCATGCGCGCGGCAAAGGACAGGACGCGCGGCAGATGGCGCGCGGCCAGTTCGCGGGCCGCGGCGGCATCGCCCGCCGCATAGGCCGCCAGCAACCGGGCATCGCCGGATTGCGCCGCAACAGACGCCTGCATTCCCGCTGTCCGGCCCTGGATCATCGTGTGCGATCTTAACCTTCACCACCGTCCGCGCAATCCTGCCCGCCCCCGGGAACAGTCCCCGGGGGCGGATACCGGCCCGATCAGTTCTCGGGGTTCGCCTGCGGGCGCCGCTCGTGCCCCCGATGATCACCGCGCCGACCGCTCCGCTCGGCGAAGCGCGCGCGGGCCGCGTCAGCCTCGGCTTTCGAGATCGCGCCGTCCCCGTCGGTGTCGATGCGGTCGAACAGCATGGCGGGCGCCGGCCGCACCATCATTTCGGCAGCGCTCAGGAACCCGTCGCCATCGGCATCCATCATCTGCATCATCCGGTCCGCCATGCGG
Encoded here:
- a CDS encoding RNA polymerase sigma factor, whose product is MQASVAAQSGDARLLAAYAAGDAAAARELAARHLPRVLSFAARMLGGDRAEAEDVAQEALLRLWRIAPDWREGEAQVSTWLYRVAANLCTDRLRRRGRRNAVTLDDAPEIADRAPGVLADMMDRDRMAALQMALDALPERQRQAVVLRHIEGLSNPEIAAVLGTGVEAVESLTARGRRALAGILAGRRDELGYAGEE